From Cucumis melo cultivar AY chromosome 1, USDA_Cmelo_AY_1.0, whole genome shotgun sequence, a single genomic window includes:
- the LOC127150198 gene encoding uncharacterized protein LOC127150198: protein MQEQSRTNKAARQKQPYNHSSGSKSFLQRQYELVERRGQPVDRVELFRKTHVRAGTFVSQAVEDAHNQMLELQSQPTLEGSQPLSEDEICDQVLGRRPGYSKGLGWGPKPKARRTTSVSSLSTSCL, encoded by the exons atgcaggagcaatcacggacaaacaaggctgctagacagaagcagccttacaatcatagtagcgggtccaagtcgtttctacaacgacaatATGAGCTCGttgaaagaagagggcagccggtcgatcgtgtggaattgttccggaaaacacacgttcgagctgggacattcgtgtcgcaggccgtcgaggatgcgcat aatcaaatgctggaactccaatcccagcctaccctagagggtagtcagccactctctgaggatgagatatgcgatcaggtgttgggtagacgaccaggctactcaaaaggccttggttggggacccaagccgaaggcccgcagaacgacAAGTGTAAGCAGTTTGTCGACATCTTGTTTgtag
- the LOC103492794 gene encoding exopolygalacturonase clone GBGE184 produces MAITERLHIAAARGLILGLALLSSMARCSSAIASDYSGDFVGIRSRFLIGAAPATTTPTAKVFDIIAHGAKADGRTDSTQAFMQTWVKACHSGGPAKVVFPPGTFLTGPLVYAGPCDGPMTVEIQGTVKATTDITEYSSPEWILFESVTKLNLIGKGTFDGQGAEAWKYNDCSKHPQCILPPTSIKFNKVTHGSMEGFTSVNSKAFHIFVVLSHNIKINNIHIVAPGNSPNTDGVHISQTDVVNVTNSIIGTGDDCVSIGHGSTNINVLNITCGPGHGISVGSLGKYKDEKEVRGIFVSNCTIRNTTNGVRIKTWAASPPGQATRITFQDIVLDKVRNPIIIDQTYGSKKKRSPSQVKISDVQFKNIRGTTISPVAVSLQCSAALPCDSIKLEQIDVAFSGSRSKQPFGNSCLNAKITTIGKQNPPACV; encoded by the exons ATGGCCATTACAGAGAGATTGCACATCGCTGCCGCCCGTGGTTTAATATTAGGGTTGGCATTGCTCTCTTCGATGGCCCGGTGCAGCTCTGCGATTGCATCTGATTATTCCGGTGACTTTGTTGGCATTCGAAGCCGCTTCCTCATTGGAGCAGCGCCCGCCACCACCACCCCCACTGCAAAGGTTTTCGATATTATAGCCCATGGTGCCAAAGCTGATGGCAGGACGGATAGTACACAA GCATTCATGCAGACGTGGGTTAAAGCATGTCACTCGGGTGGCCCGGCCAAGGTGGTATTCCCACCGGGGACGTTTTTGACAGGGCCATTGGTGTATGCTGGACCGTGTGATGGGCCAATGACGGTTGAAATTCAAGGGACTGTGAAGGCAACAACTGATATTACTGAATATTCATCCCCAGAGTGGATTCTATTTGAATCTGTCACTAAGTTGAATCTCATTGGTAAGGGAACCTTTGATGGACAAGGTGCAGAGGCATGGAAATATAATGATTGTAGCAAACACCCTCAATGCATTCTTCCCCCAACC TCAATAAAGTTCAACAAGGTAACCCATGGGTCGATGGAGGGTTTTACTTCAGTGAACAGCAAAGCGTTCCACATATTCGTGGTCTTAAGCCACAATATAAAAATCAACAATATACACATAGTTGCTCCTGGTAATAGCCCAAACACTGATGGTGTTCATATAAGCCAGACTGATGTAGTTAACGTTACAAATAGCATCATTGGAACCGGAGATGATTGTGTTTCAATTGGCCATGGATCCACCAATATCAATGTTCTCAACATCACTTGTGGCCCTGGACATGGCATCAG TGTGGGAAGCCTTGGGAAATATAAAGATGAGAAGGAAGTACGTGGAATTTTTGTGTCAAATTGCACAATAAGAAACACCACAAATGGAGTAAGGATCAAGACATGGGCTGCTTCACCTCCTGGCCAAGCTACTAGAATCACCTTCCAAGACATTGTCTTAGATAAGGTCCGAAACCCTATCATCATCGATCAAACTTACGGCtcaaaaaagaagagaagt CCATCTCAGGTGAAGATCAGCGACGTCCAGTTCAAGAACATTCGAGGCACCACGATATCTCCCGTTGCCGTTTCGTTGCAGTGCAGCGCTGCCTTGCCGTGCGACAGTATTAAATTGGAACAGATTGATGTGGCCTTTTCTGGCTCTCGTTCAAAGCAACCATTTGGAAATTCATGTTTGAATGCCAAGATTACAACCATAGGAAAACAGAACCCACCGGCTTGTGTTTAG